Genomic window (Canis lupus baileyi chromosome 38, mCanLup2.hap1, whole genome shotgun sequence):
tgtgtgtttatttgtatttcatgAAGCAAAAATTAGGATACCTTATTTGACAAACTAATGAAATCGCAAGATATTTGAAAACGggatagagttttaaaaatgtggggaaaaaagtcatcctattttaggaattatttttaatggagagaagaggaagcagaaattCTCCAAGGCATACTTCTTTTTAGCAACTacataaatgaaacaaataaacaaaaagaaaatagtaggATGGCTTCAAACCCTCCCACAAAAGGAGACTAGCTGAGCTAGGTGTGCTACCCACGCATCATTCCAGGGTGATTCCAACTTAAATGTCCTAGCTTCATATTCTACTAGAGTAGAGAGAGGTTCTACACTTCTgattcccctcttccctctccttcaacTGACACAGCTTAAATACTCTTCTTGAAAGTCTAGTATTACTTGACCTTCCATATAGTTTCATTATATTCGAATATACTAGAGCATTACAGGCTGGAACACAAGTCTAAGAGAATGAATTATATCACATGCACCAAGGAACCTCTGATGGAGTTGGGGTGAggagaagacattttaaaatctttatctaAAAGATAAGAACCACCATCAATTATCTTAATgtacataaaatttatatattgacaTGATTGATTTGCATTAATTTCTAATCTTTAGAAGATTCTGTGAAGCAAGTATTACCATCCCTATTTTTATATGAGAACAGAGGTAGTATCTGAGAGGCATCCCATCCCCCGGCATTTGGTTTGTATATGCAAACAATGAGCCATGTCCCTGTGAGTATGACCATCATGCCACCCTGATTTTCATCTATTCTAGTTAAACTTTTCTTATCCATCAATATCTCTGGTGGACCCATTCCAGAATTTTCTCACCAACGGTGCCAACCCTGTGATAATCTTGTGACCGAAGAAATAACAAGGCCAATCAGAAGGATTGGTCaccatgaaatataaaataaaggtgGGTAGGAACAATAGTTTTTAGAGCAGGTTGTGATGTGTAAGTGTGCAAGGGTCCGGGAAGAGGTTTTATGCATCATAACTCAGCGTTCTCTGAGTTTTTAGCCATAGTGGGCAGCTGGGAGAGACTCATGGTACAAGCTTCTCTGATAGCACTCTGGCTGCTACTCTGATAGCAGCTGCCCACTAGCCTCAGTCCCACCCCATCTTCTCAGTCCCTGTAGGGTGGCCAAGTCGAGTTGCTGCAGTCCCTGAGCACTACCACTGTTGAGGCGAGGATCAGGGTACCCTTGGGATTGATGGAGAGACATAATAAGAAAATCTTAAGTCCCAAGGCTTAACTCTTAGACTCCTGACCTTCTGGCCATTTTCACAGTTTTCCAAGAATGCTCATTGGCTCTGATGACATAGACTCTGATTCAAATACAGTGAGGTTTAGAGCCCTgtggtatctttattttttttattttaattttttaaaattgcaagtTGCTCCGCTGTAAATGAGTGAGTGCTGAGCAGCTGCAGAGGAAGCTGGAGTACATCCCAGACAGCTTCATTAAAGAGGAGTCTTACCTTCAGTTTTTTATGGGCGGGAGTAATTTGCAGGGTCCTTGTATGGGTTGTGGTTATCAGCTCTAGGCAGATCTGTGCTTCACATACCAGTTTAATCAGCTCTGTCCAGCTTGTCTGGGGCCTCCCCTCAGTTATCAGATCTTTTCTTGGGCCTGGAAACTCCAAGAGATGCTTTACACCCCAAATTCTGGAGTATTCCCAACTTGCATCACTACCATTCATATCATGTTTACTGGATAAACAAGGATTTTCTGGAGTCCAACTTTCTCAGCTCATTTaccaacaagaaaaataatgttaattttaatgtaaaataatttttttccccacgGGATAAaggtcattattattttattattttaacatttttaatttttgtttctccagaaatagttctcatttttaaatatctctaaTTTTTGCCTCTTAAATGGGTTAGAATATTAGATAATATAATTCAAAACCATAAACTGATCTTTTTGCATTTAACTGTATCCACATTAATTCTTATCACTCCAGATCCtctaaagttatttatttgtgtcttaactctattcagaatatatatttttcaagtttgcAATTCTATCATCAAAGAAATAGAACTCTTGTGCTCCCTACTATAATCATCTGTGggtctctcttattttttttaattttttttacttagtgtCACTGCACTGAAtagaaaaaacaagacccatgACATTTGCTTTATACAATGGACCATGTGATCGAGGAGAGAGGAGAGCTGGGGATAATGGTAAGTACAATGGATTTGAGACTGAACCATCTAATTTGAAGGCTTCATTCCTCCATTTAATAACCAGATGAGCATTGGAAATTTGCTTTAATTTTGTTAAGCATATAATGGGGGTGGTAATGACTAACTTGCCTCTTTCAGAGAATTGTTATGTGACTCACTTTATATCTTAGTTACAAGTCATACATTTTATACTGAATCATTAATTTTGAGAATCAGAATGTAAAGGGCAGGGATCTGCTATGAGATAATTCCTCATAAAGCTAAGGTTGAACCTTTTAAAGAATGATTTGCAatgcatcatttaaaaatctcacatAAAATTGCTTGATGTTCCCATCCACTAATAATTTTCTTTGAGTACAGCAATAAACCCAAGTCCTTATAAACCTTATAAAAATAGCAGGTTTGGTGACATGGCCCCACTCATGGAAAAAAGAGCTCAACTAAAACAtattatttctcattaaaataaaagaaagtaggaGCCAAGTGCCAGGACTGAACATACTATCTCCTTCACAGCCTTAATTAAACTATGAAgtttagttcttatatttaagGGACTGGAGTCCCATGATATCAATGAAAGTTCTATTTAACATCTAAATATATGCCAGTCATAGAAATTTTAGTGGATTATCTATGACATGGCTTCATTTCACTATTAAAAATTGCTGCATGTGCAACTGCAAATAGACCAGATAACTTGCCTTTGCCCATTATCTCTCCTCCCCTGTCATTCTCTGGTGAATGTAGCAATAGCTTGAGTATTTTCtatagcttaattttttttttatcaattgtAATTTGTCAAGAAACATAGGCTGCCTCTATTCTAAAACTTTACTCTTTGAATGAACCATTATCAAGCATTTCTATGGATAAGAGTTTCTAACAGGCATTGGGAACATAGAGGTGAACAAAGCAAGATGCCTATTCTCGAGGGATTTACAAAACAGAGGGCCCACTTTTCACATTACATATGTAATGAGAATATGCTAATGGCTCCTGTGCTTACAGTTGGCTTCAttcaaaatgcataaatataggggcagccccggtggctcagtggtttagcgcggccttcaccccggggccggatcctggagaccccggatcgagtaccacgtcggggtccctgcatggagcctgctttctcctctgcctgtgtctctgcctctctctccctctctgtctgtcataaataaataaaatcttttaaaaaatgcataaatgtgtatatgtatatatatagatatgcaTTTACCACTTTcctctgcatatatatatatatatatatatactacaagCAAAGTGATGTCAGTAACATTTGATTTTCTCATgaaaacaatgattttaaaaaactggaagaatAGTTTGTTATTGCAAATACAGGTGACTTGAACCAGGACATTTGTAAATCAATCactgaaagaaaagacatttttaagtctACATCGAAGGTTCCATTATatcatcttttccctttttctgaaaCAAATTAAAAGCCCCCCAaagaggcaggccactccaggatggtaggtggcaggtttaataagcaaagggaacttaCATACAAGGTTTGTCTTGGGCAACCATGGGATGGGCTTATCCTCTCACTCGCTAGAGtcttaaaagtttatttagagGCATTAACGGGATTCAGTCATGTATACTGGCCAGATGCTGTCAGCAGCACATCACTATGTCAAGGTTGGGTTCTTGGAACAAGGAGCCTCTTAGGAGGGAAAGGCAAGTAGAACCCATGTTCCAAGGACCAGGGAGGGGGTGTGAACCTCCCGTTACCCAGATCCAGCTCATGGGTCAACCAACATCACATCATCTTGATGACCTTCCCCAATTCTGTGTACTTCTTTTCACTCATCAGTTTGGACAACATCTTTGATTTTATTGTAGCTATTTTTCCAAGAATGAAAAAGCACTGGTCTAAAGGTATATGAGGTAAAGAGACAGAAATTTAGTCTCAAGAGAATGAAAGTCATTAGGTTTTCAGCAACAATTAATAATACAAAACTACTGGGAATtattatcctgtttttttttattctccaccACCTTAATCATATCCTCCTGAATATAAACAGGTATTTATAATCTTGTACTAAGTTAAATGGCTGAACTCCATCAGGCATACAATGAGAACATATGTGAAGTCAGctccatattttaataaaagtatttcattCTATCCTACCATGAATGGGAGACCCTCACTAATCTTATgcaagctgattttttaaaatgtggaccAAATAGAATGGTTGCTTCCCAGAtcaggaaaagtaaaagaaatatttcagcttctttcatttcttaaactCTGGTCCCAAATTGTGAGCCTCTGTGCATCAGAGAATGTGCCTCATACCAGTATCATTCCAACACTTACCACTTTTCCTCTGCATGTAGtgacacattttaaaagtttcttggaAAAATAGATGAACTATTTCAATAGCACTAACAAGAACCTCAGGGATGGTCTATGCTGTGTAGCTGCTGAGAAGCGagtcctcttctgttttctcaagAATATCAACATGATATTCTGAATATAGCATGGCGGTGAAGAGCAaggcttttgaaataaaatagaatatggtTCAAATCACAGCACAACGTCTTACTAAAGATATGTCTTTAGACAAACTATTTAACCCTTAAAAGTCACAGTTTTCTCACTTATAtaataagaatgataataataCCTATTGCTTAGGATTGTTAtcaagtaatatatatatactggagACATTTATTACAATGTCTCATTATATAGTGCATGCCCAATAAgtagaaaattgtatttttgctattattaataaatataattgccACTGTGAACataaaaatgttgttttattattagaAGGAAAACTATGATTAATAAATGCAGCAAAGTTGTtgataaaagaaatatatctaaaattaAGAAGAATGAATTAGGTGCTCTTGTACTCACCAAGTCAGAAGCCACACATTTCCTTAATCCTGTGAATTTATGAAGGGCATTGTTATGAAATAATGCATGAATGTCAACACACCAtgagctttctttttctgtttcctatgcttttgtttttccctcagtttggaattttctttgtttaacgcatacacatacacacacacacacacacacacacacacacagaggttacCTAGTAAAATTTCATTGACAATCTAGAGTAGAGTGGGTTTAATCATAGGCTTTCAAGCAAAGTAATAAAGTGATCAGATCTAAGTTTTGCGAAATAGCTCAGCCTCAGTTGGGAGAGCAGCTTGAAGCAAGAGAGAGTTTTAGCCATATCAAGTTTTAGGGACACTGATAATATCTAGGCAAggattaaataatacaaaaagtgGAGAGAACAGGCAAGAAAACTATGTAACCCTTTCCCCTGCTGGAGACTTTTACATATCAGTTCTCTAACAATGTTGTACTTGGGAAAGTACAGTTAACCCTCAAAAGAGATCAAAAAGAGTAGAATCATTCAATACTGTTGACCAGCTGACTGGAACATTCAGAACACAGCATGGCCATATTGGTTTACTCATCCGAGGAGGATTTATTGATGTTGTTGCTTAATTCACACAATATGCTTAATTACGTTGAGAACAACAaagaggaggtttttttttaattatgaaaaaaatactgattaatTAATGAAGTTatattgctttactttttttttaaggccaagttttaaattttgttttttgcattgcagtattattcaatGATCTTCTTGGCCTAAGAATCTTTGCCATAGTTTTTAACCACCTCACAATTGTAGCCAACTACTTTGTTAGGTTTCCTCCCCTgtcaattttacaaaattttacaaTTTTCCCAGCCATTCTCCTAGTTTCTTATGGTCAACAAATTAATGAGGTTGATTCGGTCTTGAGCCCAGTGGCCTCCACTCATTTCACACATCACTGATGGTTGCAAGCACACAAAGATGGCCTTGGCTCGTTACTGACCCAGACATGGAATTCCAGTTGCATAGCACTGCTAAGGTGCAAACAGAGCAGGTGAGTCATAAGAGAACCTGCTGAAATAGGTCTATACAGCTATTTATCAATAATGAACACTCAATTTAGGGATAGCATTATTTTTAACTATATCCATTGGTAGTACCAAGGAGAGAACAGAATCTTAAAGATGATTTTTCACTATATCTTACAAATACTttgacattattaaaattaaaagttgacCCAGATCATTTCCACAGAATGAATTTATATTGACTACACTGAATGGCAGAAAGCTGAATTAACAAAGTCAGATCCAACAATATGTCAAATTGGATAAAGAGTAAAAGAAACTATTGAATGCAGTTATTAGTGAATTTTGTTTCTTGGTGACCTCTGGAAGACCAGTTTGAGTAAAAGGATAATGGGAAAAGGCAGATCACAGAGAGTTGAGAATGAAAAGTCACCAACACCTGTGTAGACTTCCAATAATTAGATCTTACTTGAGGTCCTTGgtcttataaaaaaagattttagcttGACCCCAGTGTTTTTTTATCgcttcctttatctctttgttcCTCAGGCTATAAATGATGGGGTTGAAGAAGGGAGACAAAACTGCAAAGGCCAGAGCAATGACTGTATCCCAGAATAAGGAGTAGGTGGCAGAGAAGCGTAGGTACATGAGGGCCACATtgccaaaaaaaagcaaaaaaacagtgAGGTGGGAGACGCACGTGGAAAACGCCTTGCGTCGGCCTTCAGCTGACCTAATATGTAGAATTACAGCCACAATACCAACATAGGACATGAAAATGAGCATTATAGCTGTAATAATCTCCACCGCATGGACAATATCCACTACCTGAATCATGACGATGGCTTGTGTGTCTGTGCAGGCCAAGCGTAGCACGGGGAGGAAGTCACAGAAGATGTGCTCAAGATGATTAGAGCCACAAAATGGCAGTGTGGAGATCCAGGCAATCTCAGGGAGAGGCGTGATAAAGCCACAAACACAGCAACTTAAAGTCAGTTGGGCACACAGCCTGGGGGTCATGGTAGTGGGATAATGAAGAGGGCTGCAGATGGCCAGGTAGCGGTCAAAGGCCATTGCTGTCAACAGACAAACCTCACTGATGCCAGTGGAATGGAAGAAGTACATCTGCAGGAGACAACCATTTAAGGAAATGCTCTTCCTCTCACTCAGCAGGCTGGCAAGCATCTTTGGGATGGTCGCTGTGGTGTACCAGATTTCCAGGAAAGAAAGGGCGCTGATGAAGAAGTACATGGGCGTGTGGAGGTGAGCGTTCAGCTGGACCACTGTGATGATGACCAGGTTGCCGAAGACAATGAAAG
Coding sequences:
- the LOC140626882 gene encoding olfactory receptor 6K2-like, with protein sequence MESPNQSTTQEFIFSAFPCSWGSSVSCFVPLLFIYTFIVFGNLVIITVVQLNAHLHTPMYFFISALSFLEIWYTTATIPKMLASLLSERKSISLNGCLLQMYFFHSTGISEVCLLTAMAFDRYLAICSPLHYPTTMTPRLCAQLTLSCCVCGFITPLPEIAWISTLPFCGSNHLEHIFCDFLPVLRLACTDTQAIVMIQVVDIVHAVEIITAIMLIFMSYVGIVAVILHIRSAEGRRKAFSTCVSHLTVFLLFFGNVALMYLRFSATYSLFWDTVIALAFAVLSPFFNPIIYSLRNKEIKEAIKKHWGQAKIFFYKTKDLK